CGGCCCCCACCGCGACGACCTGCTGCTCTCGCTGGGCCACTCGGTGGCGCCGGCCGACCCGGACCCCGACGACCCCGCCGCCGGCAACGGTCCGCCTGCCACCCGGCTCCCGGTCAAGGGCTACGCCTCCCACGGCGAGAGCTGGTCCTTCGCGCTGGCCCTGCGCCTGGCGTCGTACGACCTGCTGCGAGCCGACGGCGACGACCCGATCCTGATCCTCGACGACGTGTTCGCCGAGCTCGACGTCGAGCGCCGCGCGCAGCTGGCCGAGCTGGTGGCCGACGCCGAGCAGGTGCTGGTCACCGCCGCCGTCGCAGCCGACGTGCCCGCCGTCCTCGCGGGCGCCCGGTACGACGTGGGCGGGGGGAAGGTGACCCGTGTCGACGGATGAGTCGGCCGAGCCGGGCCCCGAGGCCACGCCCGTCACCCACAGCGACGACGGTCTCGACCTCGCGCGTCAGGTCACCAGTGCCACTGCCGGCTCGACGCCGGCCGCGCGCCGCCGCCGGGCGCGTCGTACGCCGCCACCGGGGGAGGCACGCCGGGGGCGCCTGTCGGGGGCGCACCCCGACGACCGCGACCCCCAGCTGCTCGGCGGCGAGGTGGGACGCCTGGTCGATCGCGGCGGCTGGGAGCTGCAGCTGCGCATCCGCGGGGTCTTCGCGCGCTGGCCCGAGCTGGTGGGGGAGGACGTGGCCGCGCACTGCGTGCCGGAGTCGTTCAGCGACGGCCGGCTCGTCGTACGCACCGACTCGACCGCCTGGGCCACCCAGCTCAAGATGCTGGCCCCCAGCGTGGTGCGCCGGCTCAACGAGGAGCTGGGTGACGGCACGGTCACCGTGATCGAGGTGCTCGGGCCCCACCTCCCGTCGTGGAAGAAGGGGCCGCGCTCGACGCGCGACGGCCGCGGACCCCGCGACACCTACGGCTGAGTCGGCGCGACGGGGTCGAGCCGCGGGCCGGTGCCCGCGCACCGCCGCAGTCGCCGCAGCACCATCACGCCGCCACGCCAGGAGCCGTGTCGCGACACGGCCTGGAGGCCGTAGCGCGAGCAGGTCGGCGTCATCGTGCACACCGGGCGGGCTCTGGGGACCGACACGTTGACCTGGTACGACCGGATCAGTCGGGCCGCGGCGCGGCCCAGCGGACCGACGGGGCGCGCGACCCACGGGTCGACGGCGTCGGCGCGGAAGGCACCGGGCACCACCCGTAGGAGGAGAAGGAGGGGCGAGAGCATGAAGGGCGAGCAGTCGGCGCACGCCGCGCAGTCCACGCACTCCTCCGTGCGCCCCTTGCGGCCCTGCTGCTTGCGGACCGCGCGCCGGTGGCGGTAGCGGGTGACGACGTTGCCCATGGTTGCTCCTGCGCCCGTGGGCCCGTGCCGGGCCCAGCCGGGCCCATCATCACGCAGGCCGGCGGCCCCCGGTGGCACCTGGCGCGAGGCGGCGGGCCGAGGACGGCCCTCGAGCCGCCCTCCCGGGCCGTCCGGCGTACAGGGACTAGGTCATGCCCCTCCCAGGACGCCTGAGAGCCGCCTATGGACCGCTGAGAGCCGCCTCGGACGACACCTCGTCCACAGGCCGGGAGCGGTACCGTGAAATGCGGGCCGTAGAGGGCTATCATGGACGTTGAGGTCGCGACCGGAGTGTCGCGGCCATCATCATGTCTGGCTCCTGCCCGTGAAGAGGTCTCGCGTGTCCGAACAGTCCCTGCCCGAGAGCACGTCCGAGCCCGTCGAGCCGACCGAGCCGACGCCGTCCCTGCCCTCTCCCGAGGAGACGGCCGAGGAGCTGCGGACCGGGTTGCGCAGCAACACCGTCGACGCCGAGTACGGCGCCTCCTCGATCCAGGTCCTCGAGGGCCTCGAGGCCGTGCGCAAGCGCCCCGGCATGTACATCGGCTCCACCGGTGAGCGCGGACTGCACCACCTGATCTGGGAGGTCGTCGACAACGCGGTCGACGAGTCGCTCGCGGGCCACTGCGACCGGATCGTGCTGACCCTGCTCGCCGACGGCGGCGTCCGGGTCGAGGACAACGGCCGCGGCATCCCCACCGACACCGCGCCCGGCCAGGAGCTCCCCGCGCTGACCCTCGCGCTGACCGTGCTCCACGCCGGCGGCAAGTTCGGCGGCGGCGGCTACAAGGTCTCCGGCGGTCTGCACGGCGTCGGCATCTCGGTCGTCAACGCGCTCTCCTCCCGCGTGGTGGCCGAGGTCAAGAACCGGGGACACCGCTGGCGCCAGGAGTTCGCGATCGGCGACCCGACCGGTCCTCTCGAGGAGGTCGGCACCATGGCCGACGGCGAGCGCAC
The Nocardioides plantarum genome window above contains:
- a CDS encoding DUF721 domain-containing protein, which translates into the protein MSTDESAEPGPEATPVTHSDDGLDLARQVTSATAGSTPAARRRRARRTPPPGEARRGRLSGAHPDDRDPQLLGGEVGRLVDRGGWELQLRIRGVFARWPELVGEDVAAHCVPESFSDGRLVVRTDSTAWATQLKMLAPSVVRRLNEELGDGTVTVIEVLGPHLPSWKKGPRSTRDGRGPRDTYG
- the yidD gene encoding membrane protein insertion efficiency factor YidD; this translates as MGNVVTRYRHRRAVRKQQGRKGRTEECVDCAACADCSPFMLSPLLLLLRVVPGAFRADAVDPWVARPVGPLGRAAARLIRSYQVNVSVPRARPVCTMTPTCSRYGLQAVSRHGSWRGGVMVLRRLRRCAGTGPRLDPVAPTQP